The Synechococcus sp. RS9909 genomic interval CGGACGCTGCTGCTGCGGATCTTGTATTTGCGGTAGTGCTGCTTGGCGGGCAGACCATCGATGAACACCACCTGAGAGGCCACCGCATCACTGCCCTGGATGTGGCTGATGTCATACCCCTCGATCCGTCGAGGCGGGCGGGGCAGTTCGAGCAGCTGGGCCAGATCCTCCGTCGCCAGCGCCTGCTGTTCCTGACCGCGTTGGGCCCGCAACAGCTCGAATTCGGCATTGCGTTGCACCAGCTCGATCAGATCCGCCTTCTGGCGTCGCTGCGGACAGTGGATCTGCACCCGCCGCTCCCGCTGCTCCCCCAACCAGTCCTCCAGCAGGAGCCGCTGCGGCAACGGATATTGCACCAACAGCTCCGGTGGAATCTCCACCGCATCCAGCTGGCTGTAGTGCTCCTCGATCACCCGCTGCAGGATCAATCCCGGCTCCAGGCCCGCGGCGTCAGCGGTGAAACCGAGGCGGCCCACCAACTTGCCGGCGCGCATCTGGAACAACTGGACGGCAGCCACCCGTTGATCACAGGCCAGGGCGAGCACATCCCGACTCACCGAGGAATCGGGCAGGCTCATCTTCTGATCGGCGGTCAGTTGATCCAGCCCCTGAAGCTGATCGCGGATCCGGGCCGCCGCTTCGAAATCGAGCCGTTCGGCGTAGCGCTCCATCTGCTCGGTGAGCAGGGTCTGCAGCTCATCGCTACGGCCCTGGAACACCATCGCCACCTTGCGCAGGATGCGGTGATACTCCTCCGAGCTGATCTTCTCCTGACATACGCCCGGGCAGCGGCCGATGGCATGGTTCAGGCAGGTGCGGTCGGGATACAGGGGCCGCGGACGCTGCCGCAGGGGGAACACCCGTTTCACCAGAAACAGGGTGCGGCGCAGCAGGCCAACATCCACATACGGTCCATAAAACCGATCGAGGGGGCTACGAAAACGGCGGCGGCGGGTGATAAACAGACGCGGATAGGGCTCACTCCAGGTGATGCACAGATAGGGGTATTTCTTGTCGTCCTTCAGCAACACGTTGAAGTGGGGCTGATGGTTCTTGATCAGATTCGATTCCAGCGCCAGCGCTTCCGCCTCGCTGTCGGTCACGATGAATTCGATCTCGCACACCTGCCGTGTCATCAGGCGGATGCGGGGGGAGAGGTCGTGACGACTGCGGAAATAGCTGCGCACCCGGCTGCGCAGACTCTTCGACTTGCCGACGTAAAGAATGCGATCGTCCTGATCGCGCATCAGGTAGCAGCCGGGCTGGGCCGGGATCTCCTTGAGGCGGCGATCCAGCCGCTCCGGTTGCATCAGCAAGGGTGATCGCACCGACGGTGAAGCCAAAGAACCATCCGCTCCGCACCTTCATAAGATCCTGGCTCGCCCGTCGCCGCGCATGCGTGCCCTCTACCCCGGCAGCTTTGATCCGCTCACCCTGGGCCATCTGGATCTGATTGAGCGGGGCTGTCGCCTCTTCGGCGAGGTGGTGGTGGCCGTGTTGCAGAACCCTGGCAAGACGCCGGCCTTCAGCCTCGAACAACGCCTCGCCCAGATCGAAGCCTCCACCGCGCACCTCAGCGGCGTGCGGGTCACCAGCTTCGACGGCCTCACCGTGCGCTGCGCTGAGGAGATCGGCGCCGATCTGATCCTGCGGGGTCTGCGGGCGATGAGTGACTTCGAATACGAGCTCCAGATCGCCCACACGAATCGATCGCTGCAGCCGGAGATCGAAACCGTGTTCCTGGCCACGTCAGCCCACCACAGCTTCCTCAGCAGCTCGGTGGTGAAGGAAGTGGCCCGTTTTGGCGGCCGCGTCAGTCACATGGTGCCGGAGGTGGTGGCGCAAGACCTCGCCAGGCTCTTTAATTTGCCTTTCCCACCTGAACAGCGATGAGCGAGATCCGGTTTCCCGTGCTCGACCAGCTTGATCAGCTGGAGGAGATCGTCCTGGAGGGGAGTCGCATTCCCTTCAGCGGAGGCCGGTTGGTCAATGAGCAGGATGCGATCGAGATCCTCGACAGCGTGCGAGAAGCGCTGCCGGCGCAGATCACCCAGGCCGATGCGCTGATCGAACAACGCGACAGCTTCATCGCCACGGCTCGCCAGCAAGCCGAGGAGATCGTGCAGAAGGCGCAGCAGCAGCGCGAGCAGATGGTGAACGCTGCAGCGATTCGCCAGGAGGCGGAACGCCAGGTGAATGAACTGCGGGAGCACACCCGTCAGCAGTGTGAACAGCTGCTTCAGTCCACCCGGCAGCAGTCGGCCCAGATGGAGCACGACATGCAGGCGAAGCTCGCCCAACTCGAGCAGCAGTTCGCCGGTCGTCGTCAACAGCTCGAACAGGAGGCGCTGCAGCGACGGCAACAGCTTGATCAGGACGCGATGGAGCTGAAGCGGCAACTAAGCGAACAGCACGAGCGCAACCGCACCCAGGCGATGCAAGAGCTGGAGCAGATCCGGCAGGAAGGTCTGCGCCTGCAGAAGGAAGCCCAGGCCGAAGCGGAGCGGCTGCATCAGGACGCCCTCAACTACCGGCAACAGACCCAACAGCAGTGCGAATCCTTGATTCAACGCAGTCGCCAGGAGGCCGCTTCGGTGCAGGACGGCGCCAACCGCTATGCCGAGCAGACCCTGGGCGAACTGGAGACCCGCCTCAAGGAGATGGCCCAGGTGGTGCTCGCCGGGCGGCAGGAGCTGGTGAAAATCCAGACCCTGAAAACCGAGCCGGCGCAGTCCAGGCCTGCTGCCGAGAACGAAAGGGAGAAGGCGGTGCCGATCTCGCGGGCCCGCCGCGCCGCCTCACGCCTCAGACAGATCCGGGGCACGGGCTGAGGCGCTGCACCGACCGCAACACGGCCCCGATCGTTGGATTCGGGGCCCCGGCACCATTGGAGATCAGGCTCACGAACCGAGGCCCATCGGCGGTCTGGAGAATGCCGCTCACGGACCGGACGCCGCGCAGGGTGCCGGTCTTGGCCCATAAGCGTCCCTCCAGGGACGTGCCTCGGAAGTAATTGCGCAAGGTGCCCCGTCGGCCGGCAATCGCCATGGAGGCCTGGTAATAGGGCCCCAGTGGGTGTTGATGCATGTGCAGCAACAGAGCCGCCAGGGTCTGGCTGCTGACCCGATTCGAACGGGACAGGCCGCTGCCATCAGCGATCCGGAGTCCCTGCACCGGCAGATTCTGGGCCGTCATCCAGGCCATCGCCTCACGGGAGGCGGCCTTCACGTCCCACTGGTCCGCTGCCGCCCGCAGCAGCACCTCAGCGGTGAAATTGTGGCTCTCGGTGTTGGCAAGGCTGAGCAGGGCATGCATGGGCGCTGA includes:
- the coaD gene encoding pantetheine-phosphate adenylyltransferase, translated to MRALYPGSFDPLTLGHLDLIERGCRLFGEVVVAVLQNPGKTPAFSLEQRLAQIEASTAHLSGVRVTSFDGLTVRCAEEIGADLILRGLRAMSDFEYELQIAHTNRSLQPEIETVFLATSAHHSFLSSSVVKEVARFGGRVSHMVPEVVAQDLARLFNLPFPPEQR
- the uvrC gene encoding excinuclease ABC subunit UvrC, with translation MQPERLDRRLKEIPAQPGCYLMRDQDDRILYVGKSKSLRSRVRSYFRSRHDLSPRIRLMTRQVCEIEFIVTDSEAEALALESNLIKNHQPHFNVLLKDDKKYPYLCITWSEPYPRLFITRRRRFRSPLDRFYGPYVDVGLLRRTLFLVKRVFPLRQRPRPLYPDRTCLNHAIGRCPGVCQEKISSEEYHRILRKVAMVFQGRSDELQTLLTEQMERYAERLDFEAAARIRDQLQGLDQLTADQKMSLPDSSVSRDVLALACDQRVAAVQLFQMRAGKLVGRLGFTADAAGLEPGLILQRVIEEHYSQLDAVEIPPELLVQYPLPQRLLLEDWLGEQRERRVQIHCPQRRQKADLIELVQRNAEFELLRAQRGQEQQALATEDLAQLLELPRPPRRIEGYDISHIQGSDAVASQVVFIDGLPAKQHYRKYKIRSSSVRAGHSDDFMSMAEVIRRRFRRWARAKAEGADLGALRHRGGSALQTDGLNDWPDVVMIDGGKGQLSAVMEALRELDLDQDLTVCSLAKQREEIFLPGERQPLESEPDQLGVALLRRLRDEAHRFAVSFHRQQRGERMKRSRLSDIPGLGPKRVRDLLGHFHSIDAIQLAPIERLAAAPGIGRSLAEQIHAFFHPQDDPGFDEAEAEATPPAAGGQSDHSDVPPR